From the genome of Asterias rubens chromosome 13, eAstRub1.3, whole genome shotgun sequence:
cacattgccgcaaTTGTTTATAATTCGGCATGTGTGCtttcgtacgcgactgcccattctcgcacgtccgcgctacgaaaaccttAAGTTCGACTAGAATAACGTACTACAAAAAATATGTGCACCtgttaaacatgacgcacataacgctcgcagttttgtacgctcatcagcagattgtgcgttcacatttgctgcattttttggttcgatgacacatagaaaagaacaaacgcactatcatgcaaatagccgtacaattgccgtacaaaatttcaagcttttttattgatttgtacataaacatggatgcgcccacggcttcaaaaccttagtgcgtgcaTAACgaggtgttagcgctctagtcaatatatatagttCTATGCTTGGAACTTACAAGTTCGATGTGGACTTGGGGCTTGATGATGAACCACGTTGACAGTGTTCGCTTGGATTGCAGTGCTGTTATTCCCAATTATGGAGATGTTATGCGTTGGGCAGCATTGACCATTCCGCCACagctctgcaaaaaaaaaaaaaataagaatagaATTGTTTTCTCCTTCcataaaatataggattcgaaccaccaCAAGCTACCGGACAATCacgttggtaaaaaaaaaaaataaaattgtctacTTCCATACAGGATTAACCAGATAGGTCtgggaaaaccctcgtggcacagcagagaaccaacgcacaactcaactcacatatggccctggccgggtatctaaccggggtcaccttggtgagaggcaagcctttacgcacaagccaacacAAACCAGTAGAGCACAATTATAGTTCTGCAAAGGGGAGGCACTTACTTTTAAATCGCCAGGTGATGACCAGAAGACAGACAACACAAGTTGCTGCTGCACAAATAAGGACCACTGTCACTGCAATGTCCTCTagatgaacaaataaaaaaaataaaaatatgtcaCAAATACGAGAGGAAATAATATTTAGAATAAATCTatacacaaataattatatatcAAACATTGCCATGGCAATATCCTTTTTTCCAGATTTGATTTACTGTGACAAATATAGAACTGTGAATAGAACATGTAGAACAACAATTCCTGTCTTCATGGGCCTTTCTCTACAtgcttaaaggcatggacacttcTGGTAACTACTAATTTAATTGTTAGGCTAAAAActggtaacaagcagtggagagctgttcatagtataaaacaatgtgagaaacagctccctctgaagtaacgtagtttttgagcgagtaatttctcactcgtaTATTTATAGACTTCAAGCCTAAAgccaggcatctgaaagcacacaattgtgcaacaagggtgttttttcttccattgtgcttgtgcaacttcaatgaccaattgaatcaaaattttcatGGATATATTCATTTTACTAAGTGaaaatgctggtctttgacaaataccaaagatGTCCATCCAGTGCTTTTATAAGTCTCAGCTACAGGTTTCTACACTCACTTCCATGGTAGCTCTTTTTCACTTTCACCGTCATCTCTCCAGACCTGACTTTATAAAAGTCATTCTGGGCGATGCAGACATAGATCCCAGCGTCATCCGACGTGACGTTCTTCACCAAGTACGTGCTATTTTCGTGGCCGGGGATTGGTTTGCTGTTCTTCTCCCATGTGACTTTCGGCGTAGGGTATCCCACACTTGAGCAACTGAGTGCCAGTGGTGAACCGTTGGTCAGATCCATCGGCGTTTTGGTATAGTTGGTAATGCGTACAGGCGACTTATCTATGAACAAATAATACAGTGTGTATGGTTTTTAATTGCCCGATAAAACAGAGGGAGAATATTTCAAGTATAGCAAAATACCTCTACTTGGGACAAATACTGACTGCTTCAAGTTGTTTACACATTATGACTTCGGAGATGATTATTGGCACATTCTATTTTTCCAAAGTGAGTCATGGTTgaactaagcaatcaatagtcacgATTTTGACACTATAGTTGCACCAGACGCCCAGGCTTACTTCACAACCAGACACGTtaaatgaacaaattaaaataaaatctcagAAAAAGTTTTTATTAGTACCTTGAATGTCTATGAACACTTCCGCATATCCAGGAGTCGCTGTCGTATATTGACCCTCACTGTGCGCCACGCAGTAGTACCGACCCAAGTGGCTCTCTGCCATGTTGTCCAGCCTTAGGGTAGACATCAAGGAGGAAGCGTTCTTCAGTTTGCTCTGGTCCATTTTTAGAAAGGGGGGACTAGGGGGTAGTGGCTCTGGTAGGGGTGAGTCATAGCAGCTTTTGTCGGTTGAGTTACACCACCATATCTGCAAGCTGTACCTTGGCTCTACCTTCAGtaaaaagaaagcaaaaaaaatcaataacaaaTCAGCCAGAGTTGAGAAAAAGATGAATTTAACCTGTTTCTTTTTGGAGGTGTTTAGACAAGACATCCAAAATCCATACGCCATTTTGAGATGAGGTGGATACAATACTATGCCACTATAATGTTTCTGTAAATCTGTCACTACAATGACTACAGCAATAACAGACCTGGAATTACAATTTAcccctggtcttggtgcccttcacgttgactttaagattttccaatggaagtgcccttcgcaaaatgaaaatggccttgccctttcaaaaatgaaattccaggtctgttaTAAAGTGAGATAAGACTAACCCCTGGACCAAGATTGCAGGAACTAAGATTCCGTTGGACTTCACATATCAATTGTGTGCTGTTTCCAGGGAAAAGTTCCAAACGAGCGACTGTCGGTTGCAGAAACTGTGGTTCTAGTTGCACAGAACCTGTGAAAGTACAGAAGGAGAGAGAAtgaaaacatttgaactcaatcgatcatgaaataatgaaagaagtaacacccttgttgcagagaactgtgtgctttcagatgcctcttATAAAGCCTTTTCTTGGTGAAAATATACAATTTAATCTAAAATTACATTACGTACTTCAAATACAGTCTATCcagcaatgttttataatatcaacag
Proteins encoded in this window:
- the LOC117298352 gene encoding uncharacterized protein LOC117298352: MKMRFITSLWICGILIMLLCETDLCLECSVQLEPQFLQPTVARLELFPGNSTQLICEVQRNLSSCNLGPGVEPRYSLQIWWCNSTDKSCYDSPLPEPLPPSPPFLKMDQSKLKNASSLMSTLRLDNMAESHLGRYYCVAHSEGQYTTATPGYAEVFIDIQDKSPVRITNYTKTPMDLTNGSPLALSCSSVGYPTPKVTWEKNSKPIPGHENSTYLVKNVTSDDAGIYVCIAQNDFYKVRSGEMTVKVKKSYHGKDIAVTVVLICAAATCVVCLLVITWRFKKLWRNGQCCPTHNISIIGNNSTAIQANTVNVVHHQAPSPHRTSMHQERRSFLHLHDVFVHNHSSDVHFAELIRSNLQERESHLNIGLWSEVERPDRSSSRNKLLRLRLLNCSRIVIITSENYLKHTYHSFTSAMAKSRVSSESIRRKMIIIRVLEEDKIPRSLCQDILASLDYNVETDSCYFWPKFMKVTIPEQSEILYWA